CTCTCAGCTGCAGTCCTTGCCGCTTCACCGGTAGCATGGTCTTTGCCAAACACCAAGCTGATTGAGTCCCAGTACAAGACAGTCTTGTGCCTATAACCAGAagcttctttgtttttctacaAAAAAACAAATGGTTAACACATATATATCCAACTTCAAGCCACACGGAATAACAATGAACATATAAACATATGTTGCTGAACAGAATAAAATTGAATGTGCATTCTATAGTCACTGTTGACATTTTGCTAACTGTTAGACATTTCGACTAACTATGCTAGCTATGGGCAATATAATGAATAACCACTTTTCACATGGCAATCATGCAAACAAATATCCAAATGCAATCAGGTCTATAATCAAAGCAAAAAATTTCTAGAATACCACAAGTGGGTACAAACCGATGCATATTTAACATTATGGAAAGGAGAAATACCATATTGTGCAGTTCTGAAGCCCTATGCTTAATTCCATTCGCTTTTCATCATAGAAGTTTGAGATCAAATTTCAACAATTACCATAAGCATATCATGGGTAAGATTGAAGCCCTAACCAGTTAAACCTCACATGGTTTATTTTCCATGTATCTATCCGTACACCACCAGTGCTTCAtgtggttcagacttcagaataAACAACGACGCCATTTAAAAAATCAAGACACTGCTGAGAAAGAAACAACACATCGAACCATTTCTACTTATCAAGATGCCAACATCAGTGAGTAGTAACTGAAGTTATCTTGCCTCAGTGTTTTCAGGCTAATTTATCCAAGTAAAACAGAAACTGGGAAGGTATGAACAGAATTTAACAAGCAGTTACTAGTACAAGCTTTTATAAGCTCTGAAGGTATATGTTCTTGTGTTAAGCTTTTGTGGCTGACAGCTTTTGTATAAGCTTTTGTGTTAAGGACATCTCAGTTTAGAAGAAGACATCTGTAAGATTTTAATAAGCAGTTGAATAAAGTGCAGGGCCACGGGTTGGTTTAAGTAAATAACCTAACAAGTTCTGAACAAGTGATAACCTAACAAGTTCTGAACTTAACACAAATTTAAGTAAATAAGTGGTTTTTAAAACTTACCGCCACATATTCTTCCCATACAGCATCACTATCAacagatattttatttttgttccaaTCCCAACCAAATCCACTTGATTCCAGCATACCATTGATGATAGTGTAGTGTTTGTCAAAGGTCTTGTTCCTCGCCATGATATTGTCTTTTGAGATATCCACATTACACTTTTCTCGGACATTCTTGATAGCAGTTGTATAGACATGAGACTTCCACCCATTCTGGCATCTGTCACCCTTGTTATAGTACTCCACAAATGTGTCAAGAAGAGCCTTGTCCATGTCATCATTCCAAGAAATGTAACCCCTGCCCGAGCCTGACTTCTTGCCCTTCTCCATATCCTACAGGAAAAATGTTCACAAAAGGTTATTAGTAAAATATTAGGAGCAAAACCAAATATCATAAGTTTAAGCATGCATTGATGATAGAATTTATCATACATTGACCACGTCTTGCTTGGTAATCAGCAAACATTTGGTTAGCTTTGGTATCCCTAAAATTGCTCCATTCATTTGTTGATTGAACATTGGTAATCATACCCacttcactttgaacttcatgaGGTTCAAAAGATATTACTTG
This genomic window from Setaria viridis chromosome 8, Setaria_viridis_v4.0, whole genome shotgun sequence contains:
- the LOC117834136 gene encoding uncharacterized protein: MEKGKKSGSGRGYISWNDDMDKALLDTFVEYYNKGDRCQNGWKSHVYTTAIKNVREKCNVDISKDNIMARNKTFDKHYTIINGMLESSGFGWDWNKNKISVDSDAVWEEYVAKNKEASGYRHKTVLYWDSISLVFGKDHATGEAARTAAESSKDMSKEDLSNKEPTSSATSGSLKRQRSGDSFTSMMAEKLDKFAEALKEEAPKGPTSKEILDTLNEVQGLDEDTLLDLFDILTGDARKYESLLALPERMRKRWLLKQLNK